The nucleotide sequence CCCGGAATTTTAGAGATCCTTAATCCTGGAGTTGTTCCTCCAAATCGGACCACGTTTACAATATTTTCCCCGGGATGAAGATCCGCCGGAGAAATGTAAGCCTTCAAGGAAGGAGTGTAGAAGTTTACGTAATCCCGCACCCCTTCCACTTTAACCGGAAAAGTAGTATCCGACCCCTTGGCGATGATCAATCCGTTACTTAATTTAGGATATTCAATCTTGATGTTTACTTCTCTTACAAGAATTTTAGAATTTTGTAAATTAATATAGAATAATGTGGCAAGAATGATAGAGCCTAATTTTGCCTGCCAATTGTTCAGAAGGGCCTTAATCATTCGAGTCCCCTGCTTCTTCCGATTCTAACCTTTTATCGGAATTCGGATTTCCCGGTCCTGATTTCTTTTCATGAAGAATAGTGTTCAAAAGATTTTTTAATTCGATCGGTTTGACCGGATGGATCATTTCCCCGTCATAACATACTGAAATCTCTCCGGTTTCTTCCGAAGTGACGACTACAACGGCATCCGATTCTTCCGCGATCCCTAGGGCCGCCCTATGTCTTGCTCCCATACGAGCATCGTCCAAATTTTGGGCCATCGGTAAGAATGCTCCCGCGCATGCGATACGGTTCTGCTCAATGATGACTGCTCCATCGTGAAGTGCAGTATTTTTTTTGAATATGGTAAGGAGCAGACTCGTGGAAAGAATCGCATCCAGTTGGACTGCTTGCTCCGCGATATCCTTGAGACTATGTTCTCGAACGATCGCAATGAGAGAACCTGTTTTATTCTTAGCCATGATCTTTGCCGCTTCTACGATCTCGTCCAGATCGGTTACGGTTTTCAAAAGGAAAGGACGGAATAATCTTAGCCTCGCCATATCACCCGTGATCTTGCGAAGTTCCGGCTGCAGAAGTACTATGATCGCAAACACAAGCGCCGGACGGATATTATCTATGATCCAATCCAAAAGTTCAAAGTTCAAAGTTTGGGCGAAGATCCCGAGCACCCAAATAAAACCGATCCCCAAAAGAAGCTGCACCCCTCTTGTTCTACGAAGGGTGGAATAAAATTGATAAATTAAAAAACTAACGATCAGGATATCCAGGATCATCACGATCCCGAACTTATCACTTTGGAATAAACTGATGTTTTTTAAAAAATCCATTCCAAGAACCCTTTATAACCCTAATACGGAAAACATATCATAAAGGCCCTTTTCTCTTCCGATCAAAAATTCGGCGGCTTTTACCGAGCCGACTGCAAAAGTTTTTCTATCCTGGGCTTTATGCGAAATTTCCACTCTTTCTTCCGGAGTAAAAAAATAGACGGTATGATCTCCCACTACCTCTCCCGCTCGAAGAGTATGGATCCCGATTTCTTTAGGGTCCCTTTCCGGAAGAATTCCATGGCGACCGTGTACAATATTCGACTCCGTCCTGGAAAGAGTCTCCAAAAGGATTGCTTTGAGTTTTTCCGCAGTTCCGGAAGGTGCGTCTTTTTTATGACGATGATGGATATCTTGGATCTCTATATCCGCCAGGTCCCCCATCACTTTCGCTGCAATTTCGGTCAGTTTAAAAAGTAAATTCACACCGATCGACATATTGGGAGAATACACGATCGGAATTATTTTAGAAGTTTCTTTTAACAATTCCTTATGAGAATCCGCAAGACCTGTAGTACCTACAACAACGGGTTTTTTGGATTCCTTGCAGATAGATAGAACTTCGGGTAATACTTCCCGGATAGAAAAATCGATCACCGTATCCGATTCGGCGACGGATTTGGAAAGATCGTCAGAAAACAAAATTTCATTTTGTTTGAGTCCGGAATGTAAACCGGAATCCAAACCCAAATAAACGGAACCTTTACCTACTACCGCAGCGGAAAGTTCCGAAATTTTCGATTGGGAAAGCACTTGGATAATAGCCTTCCCCATTCTGCCGGAAGCGCCAATGACTGCGACACGATTCTTGCGGGCCAAATCGAATACCTTATTTATAACCTTTCGCTAAAAGGTCGGAAACTATTTTTTTCAAACGATCCGCGCCGGGACCTGCACTCAAAGAAGTCAGCGGAAGACGGATCTCAGCCGAGCAGAATCCGTTCCAGCTCATCGCTGCTTTAATCGGAATAGGATTGGTCTCGATGAACGCCAACGCGAATAATTCCAAGAAAT is from Leptospira sp. WS58.C1 and encodes:
- the cdaA gene encoding diadenylate cyclase CdaA, with translation MDFLKNISLFQSDKFGIVMILDILIVSFLIYQFYSTLRRTRGVQLLLGIGFIWVLGIFAQTLNFELLDWIIDNIRPALVFAIIVLLQPELRKITGDMARLRLFRPFLLKTVTDLDEIVEAAKIMAKNKTGSLIAIVREHSLKDIAEQAVQLDAILSTSLLLTIFKKNTALHDGAVIIEQNRIACAGAFLPMAQNLDDARMGARHRAALGIAEESDAVVVVTSEETGEISVCYDGEMIHPVKPIELKNLLNTILHEKKSGPGNPNSDKRLESEEAGDSND
- the dapB gene encoding 4-hydroxy-tetrahydrodipicolinate reductase, translated to MGKAIIQVLSQSKISELSAAVVGKGSVYLGLDSGLHSGLKQNEILFSDDLSKSVAESDTVIDFSIREVLPEVLSICKESKKPVVVGTTGLADSHKELLKETSKIIPIVYSPNMSIGVNLLFKLTEIAAKVMGDLADIEIQDIHHRHKKDAPSGTAEKLKAILLETLSRTESNIVHGRHGILPERDPKEIGIHTLRAGEVVGDHTVYFFTPEERVEISHKAQDRKTFAVGSVKAAEFLIGREKGLYDMFSVLGL